In Bacillus thuringiensis, the DNA window TTAGGGGCTTACTGCGTTAATACGGGACAAAAAAGAAACGAAGGCAATTTCATTGCCTTCGTTTCTTTTTTATCCTGTCACACATCCGTAATATTACAACGTATTATTCGACATCTATACATAAAAAAATAGTAAATTTTATGCTATTTCCATAAACACAAATGGCGTTTCATGTCGAAATTTGTTAAAACACCGAAATATAACCGTGTATTTTTGTTACAATTATGATACAATGATAACAAATAGATAACAAGAGAGGGATTTTCATTGAGTTCATACGGAAGCTTTATCGCACTTTTAAGTTACATAGTAACTGTACTGCTGTTATATTTTATTGGCGATGCTACAAACATATCAGTGTTACAATTCCCAAAAGAAGAAACGTTCCAATTAGAATCAGAAAAACATACTGCACGATCCATTGCACCACTGCTCTTAGCTCTCCCTGTATATATCATCGTTTTATATAAAAGTAAAAAAGTGTAAAGCCTACCTATTTCATTCATTTCGGTGGTCTTTACACTTTTTTGTGATATTTCCCCTATTTTAAACATCATTCCGTACTAAACACCCAGCTAGTCTTTTAAAATGAGAAAATCCCCCAGAAAAAATTCCACTCTCTGTCCAGTCACTCACTACCGAACTTACATAGATTATAAGTGTGAAGGGGGTGATGAGGATTATGTTTGGATCATTTGGATGCTGTGATAACTTTAGAGACTGTCATCATCGTGAAAGAGAGTGTGACCATCGCGAGAAAGAGAGAGAAGTAAGACCACAACAACCAGCTGTATGTAACGTACTTGCTAGCATTTCAGTTGGAACAGAGCTTTCTCTTTTAAGCATTAGAGGTAACGGCACATTCAACAATGTAATTTTTGAAGGTTTCGCTAACGGTGTTGCTCTTTTCTCTGCTTTAGCTCGTAATAACGATAACAAAGATAACAATAAAGACGATAAGAACAATCAAAACCGAAATACTTTTACTGGTATTTTACGTGTATGCCCAACTGATATCGTTGCAATCGCTATCTAATTCTGTTCCTTATCCTCTATAGTAAAAAAATAAGATTTACTTTTCTCATAGAAAAAACCTGAGACCGATTTCAAATCGACTCAGGTTTTTTTATTGATTATATGCTTTTAACTAGTTCAACAACTTCTTCAGCAGTTGACATCATTAATGCTTTTTCTGCTAATGTTTCCATTTCTGCTTTTGACAACTTACTTAGTTGTGTTCTTGCAGGAAGAATAGATGTTGCACTCATACTGAACTCATCTAAACCTAATCCTAATAATAATGGGATAGCAAGTGAATCTCCCGCCATCTCCCCACACATACCAGCCCATTTGCCTTCTTTATGAGCAGCATCGATAACCATTTTTACAAGACGTAAAATAGATGGGTTATATGGTTGGTATAAGTAAGCTACTTGTTCATTCATACGGTCTGCAGCCATTGTGTATTGGATTAAGTCATTTGTTCCGATAGAGAAGAAATCAACTTCTTTTGCGAATTGATCTGCTAATACTGCTGAAGCTGGGATTTCAACCATCATACCCACTTCAATAGAATCAGAAACAGTTGTACCCGCTTCTACAAGTTTTGCTTTCTCTTCTAATAAGATCGCTTTCGCTTGACGGAACTCATCAAGAGTTGCAATCATTGGGAACATAATTTTTAAGTTACCGTATACGCTAGCACGAAGTAATGCACGAAGTTGTGTACGGAACACATCTTGCTCATCAAGACATAAGCGAATTGCGCGGTATCCTAAGAATGGGTTCATTTCTTTTGGTAAATGTAAGTATGGAAGCTCTTTATCTCCACCGATATCAAGTGTACGAACAACAACAGGCTGACCTTCTTTTACACCTTCAAGAACTGCTTTATACGCTTCGAACTGCTCTTCTTCTGTTGGAAGATTGTCACGGCCCATGTATAAGAATTCTGTACGGTATAAACCAACGCCTTCTCCGCCATTATCGATAATACCTTGTACATCATTTGGTGTTCCGATATTTGCAACAAGCTCAACGTGATGTCCATCACTTGTTACAGTAGCTTGGTCTTTTAATTTTGCCCATTCAGTTTTTTGCTCTTCAAATTTCGCTTTCTTTTCTTCAAACGAGCGAAGAGTTTCTTCTGATGGATTTACAATTACTTCCCCATCTAAACCGTCGATGATTACGATATCGCCGTTTTGGATTTTCTCCATAACAACTTTCGTACCAACAACTGCAGGAATTTCCATAGAACGAGCCATAATTGCAGAGTGAGATGTACGTCCACCGATATCAGTCGTGAAACCTTTTGCATACTTACGGTTTAACTGAGCTGTATCAGATGGTGTTAAATCTTCAGCAATAATGATTACTTCTTCAGAAATTGTACCAGGGTTTGAGAAGTTAATTCCTAGTAAATGTGCAAGAACGCGTTTTGTTACGTCACGAATGTCCGCAGCACGTTCTTTCATATATTCGTTATCCATGTTTTCAAACATAGAAATAAACATTGATGCAACTTCATCCATTGCAAATTCAGCATTTACTTTTTCGCTATTTACTTTATCTTTTACTGGGTTTACTAGTTCTGGATCATTTAACACTAATAAATGTGCTTCAAAAATCGCAGCTTTGTCAGCACCAAGCTCAGCAAAAGCGTGGTCCTTAATTGCTTCTAATTCAGTTTTTGCTTTCTCAAGCGCAGCGTCTAAGCGTGCAATTTCAGCAGCTTCGTTTGTAATTGATTTCTTTTCGATGTTAAATTCAGGATTCTCAAGTCTGAAAGCCTTTGCAATAGCAATCCCACTTGATGCAGCGATCCCTTGAATATTAAGAGTCATTATTCTCCTAATCCTTCGTTTTTCATAGTTTCTTCGATAGCTGCTAGTGCTTGAGCTGCATCATCACCATTTGCAGTGATTTTAATTTCTGCGTTTTGTTGAATGCCTAAAGACATAACGCCCATGATTGATTTTAAGTTAACGTTCTTTCCGTTATACTCTAAGTTAATGTCAGAACCAAATTTGCTTGCAGTGTTTACAAGTAGAGTTGCTGGACGAGCATGAATTCCTGAGTCGCTAGTTACTTTAAAGATTTTTTCCATGATAATTTATCTCCTTTAAATTACAGTATTTTTTTAGTTGTATAGACGTGAGTACTACATCATCTATTGTATATAATAGGCGATGTTCGGTCAACCACATCGCCTATTATAATTATAAACATTTTGCGTCAAATTCCTACTGAATGTCAATAATAGCGTTTTCGCCCTTCTTAACATTTCCATCTTTTTTCAATTCGACTTGTTGTCCTTGTTGTAAATTCGTAAAGACAATTGGTGTAATGATAGATGGTGCATTTTCTTTTACAAATGCAAGATCGACTTTTAATAATGGTTGTCCTTGTTTCACTTTGTCGCCTTGTGCTATAAGTGCTTCAAAACCTTCACCATTTAATTTTACAGTATCAATACCGAAGTGGATTAAAATTTCTTTTCCGCCTTCAGATTGAATACCAATCGCATGCTTTGTAGGGAATACGTTGACGATTTCACCGTTAACTGGAGAAACTACTGTTCCTTCTGTTGGCTCGATTGCAAATCCGTCTCCCATCATTTTTCCTGAGAATACTTGATCAGGTACTTCTGTAATCGGTAAGATTTTCCCTTCAATTGGTGATACGATTGTTTCGTTTTCATCAACTTGCTGAGGAGCTTCTTCTACTTTTACAGGCTCTTCTTTTTCAACATGAGGTGTACGACCTGACATAATATCATGAATTTGTGATTTTAATGTGTCAGATTTCGGTCCGAAAATAGCTTGAATGTTATTTCCAACTTCAAGTACACCAGCCGCTCCAAGCTCTTTTAAGCGATCTTTGTTTACATTCTTTTGTTCGTTAACTTGAACACGTAAACGAGTAATACAAGCGTCTAAAGAAGCAATGTTTTCTTTACCACCAAGTGCCACTAATACTTCACGAGGAAGTTCACCAGCTTCTGCTTTCCCTGCACCGTCATTCGCATTTGCTACTTCACGACCAGGTGTTTTTAAATCCCATTTACGGATTGCAAAGCGGAATCCGAAGTAGTAAATAACTGCTAGTACAAGACCAACAATAATTACCCACCACCATGCTGTACGGCCTGGTAGTACACCGAATAACATAAAGTCGATTAAACCACCAGAGAATGTCATACCAATTTTAACACCTAAAATTTGCATTGTCATAAATGATAGACCAGCAAATACTGCGTGAATTCCAAATAGTACTGGTGCTACGAATAAGAATGAAAATTCAAGTGGTTCTGTAATACCTGTTAAGAAAGATGTTAATGCAGCAGAGCCTAAAATACCAGCTGCTAATTTTTTATTTTCAGGACGTGCTTCATGGTACATTGCTAATGCTGCTGCTGGAAGACCGAACATCATGAACGGATACTTACCAGTTGTAAATGTACCTGCTGTTAATTCTACACCGTCTTTTAACTGTGCCATAAAGATTTTTTGGTCACCACGGATTAATTCGCCAGCTGCATTTGTATACTGACCGAATTCGAACCAGAACGGTGAATAGAAAATGTGATGTAATCCAAATGGAATTAATGAACGTTCAATTAAACCGAATATGAATGCTGCTAATGTTCTATTTGCATCAATCATTTGATGTGAGAACGTATTTAAGCCACCTTGAATGTATGGCCAAATGAAACACATGATTATACCTACTACTAAAGAGAATGTTGCAGTTGCGATCGGTACGAAACGCTTACCTGCGAAGAAACCTAAGTATGATGGTAATTCAATGTTGAAGTATTTATTGTAGCAATACGCGGCTACTATACCGACGATAATACCACCAAACACTCCCGTTTGTAGCGTTGGAATTCCTAATACATTTGCATATGCTGGATCAGCAAATCCAATTTTTACTGGATCTGCTCCAGAACTTGTTACTTTCACTAGCTTATCTACTTCTAAGAACACACTCATCGTTTTGTTCATAATTAAGTAGCCGACGAATGCTGCTAAACCAGCTACTCCATCTCCACCAGCTAAACCAATTGCTACCCCAACTGCGAATAATAATGCAAGGTTAGCGAAAATAATATCACCAGATTGTTCCATAATTTTTGCTACCATTACGAACCAATCTGCTTTTAAAGCAGGAATAACATTTGTTAACTGTGGATTTTGAAATGCATTACCAAATCCAAGTAAAATACCTGCTGCCGGTAAAATCGCTACTGGAAGCATTAACGCTTTTCCGACTTTTTGAAGAACACCAAAGATCTTCTTAAACATGGAAACCCTTCCTCTCTTATCTATATTGATACCTTCCGACAAACGCCAAAAAGACATGAGGAAAAAAAGATAGAACGATAGCTATACAAAGGGTAGTATATCCCTTTCTCTAGCTTACATTCCTTACTTTTCTCCACTCATGCCTGATCGAATCAGTAACACGTGTCAAAAATAGGTTTACGTATAAGTTCACTATAATTAAGGCAAACGTTTTCTTTACTTACCTTAATGTGTTTGTCGAAATTTGTATAACTTTGCAATAGTTATTATACATAACTATTGTAAGCGATTCAATCATTTTTTTTAACGTTTTCATTTTAGACAAAAATATATGTCTTTTTACACATGCTCTGCTTTCACTAAGCGCTGCAGGTGCATCGTTAAATATATGCTCTCTGCTTCATACACAGGAAGTTGCAATTCTTTTTGCATGACCTTAACTAGCTTCCAAGCTAAATTATAACAGACAGGATATTCCGCCTTTAATAAATCAGCAAAACTTTGTGATTCCTCTACTTTTTCCTCTTTTTTCACCCGTTCAATAGCATATTGCAAATGACGGATTAGGCGTAAATAGTGGATGCTTTCTTGGTCTAATGTAATTTGTAAGTTTGTCTCAATTAAAGACACAAGCTGTGCAATGAGACGGGAGTTTTGATTAACCGAAGATAAATCTGAATTTGTAAGTGAACTGTAAATATGGAGTGCAATAAACCCAATTTCTCCTTCTGGCAATGTAATTTGCAAACGAGAGTTTAAAAGGTCTACAACACCTTCAGCAATTTCATATTCCTCTGGATAGAGCATTTTCGTTTCAACTAAAAAAGGATTATCAATTGTAAGTCCTTGTTTTAATCTCTTAATCGCAAAAGAAATATGATCTGTTAAAGCGATATGAATATGTTCATTCAATGGTGATTTTGCTTTTTCTTGAATGTAGAACATAATATCATTCATTAATTCAATTAATTTTTCACTCACGTGCGGCACTAACAGTTTGTATTGTTCACGATCACGTTCATTTTTTAAAACAAACATTTTTTCAATTTGTTCTTGCTCCAATACGTCTTTCGCTTTTTTCCCAAATCCAATTCCTTTACCAATCACTACTACTTCCTCGTGTTCAGGATGGCTAGCAATGATGACATTATTATTTAAAACTTTTTTAATTTCTAGATAATTACTCATATAACACCACCCTCGTACTTAAATAGCCTGCTTTTATGTTACAGAATATTCTTCTTTGTCGTCAATGTAAAACATCTACCATTTCATAAAAATTCATTTTTTAGACATGTTTATATATGATGCGTATAATGTAAGAGCAACTGTACATAGAAAGGGGATAACAACATGATTAAAATGTTTGTAAGTGATATCGATGGTACAATGATGCAACACGGAGGATTAATTGACGAACAGGATATTGTTGCACTTCGTAGTCTTGCTGAGCAAAATGTTATTCTTTGTTTCGCTTCTGGCCGACTTGATAATGAAATTGCAGACTTAATGAAAGCTGTAAATACAAATTTCCATCGTATTAGTGTAAATGGTGTTTTCGTGTACACACATGAAAACAAGCAACTATTATCCGCAACATTCGATTCGAGTATTCTACCTGACCTGTTAGCAATGACAAATGAAGATCCTTATTTTCGTTATGTAAGTGATGAGCATAATTATTACATTGAAGAGAAAACACCGTTTATTCATGAGCTTGAACAAGAAGTAACAATGACTTCTGTTGAAGAACCTCATCTATTACAGAAAATTGATGATACAATTTTCCCAAATAAAATCTCTGTCGGTGGAACAAAGGAAAGCTTACAACTCCTTCAGAAAAAAATTGATGAACAATTCCATGGAAAAGTTAGTACATTCATTTCAGCAGAACAATGTTTAGATGTAATGCCACCTAATATTAGTAAAGGGGCTGCTATTTCTGTTTTATTAGAAGAGTTTCAAATACAACCAGAGGAAGTTGCTTGCATAGGGGATTCTTATAATGATATCCCAATGTTTTCTTTAACTCCTCACAGTTTTGCTATGTCTCAAGCAGATGAAGCAGTAAAAGAACACGCTCACTATGTAGTAAATACAGTTAAAGATGCTGTTAACCACGTAATTGCTCATAATAAAAATACGACTCACTCCTTGTAAGGATGAGTCGTATTTTTATTTCTTTACATGTTAAACAATTTGACATTAACTGTACTTCACAAACTGAAATATATTATTTGTTACGTGCGATGTTTGTAATAAACTTATAACGATCCCCGCGATAAATACATTTCACATACTCTAACGGTACTTCACCTTCTGAATATGACCATTGACGCATTACAAGCACTGGCGCCTTTTTAGGAATATGCAGATGTTCAGCTTCATTATCCGTTGCAATTGAAGCTTCAATTGATTGAGTAGCGCTAACAAGTTTAAAGCCCAGTTTTTTCTCTAAATGTTCATATAAAGATTGTTGCAATATTTCTTCGTTAATATCTTTTACAAGAGCTGGCGACAAATATGTCGTCTCAAAAGCAATCGGTTCATCATCAGCTAAGCGAATACGCCTAACTTCATAAACCGACTCTCCCTCCTGTATTCTCAACCTGTCTGCTATTTTCGCAGTAGCTGGAACTAGGCGGAAACTAAGTAATTGACTACTTGGGTTCATTCCACGAGAAATCATATCTTCTGTGAATCCCGTCATTCCTTGCAATTTTTGTTCCACTTTCGGAAGTTGGACAAACGTACCGATTCCACGTTTCCGATATAAATAGCCTTGTTCCACTAAATTATTAATCGCCTGTCTGATTGTCATACGACTCACTTCGAACTTATCGCAAAGTTCATTCTCAGATGGGATTTTATCTCCCGGCTTCCATTCGCCGTCCTCAATTAGCTGTTTCACCCACTCTTGAATCTGATAATAGATCGGAAATGGTGAATACTTGTCGATGTTCATCAGCAATCGCCTCACTGCATAAAGATAGAGCTTCTTGATCAGCAATTACGGTTACATTCGGATGACGTTGTAAAACTGTAGCAGGACACGCTTCACTATACTCACCTTGCAATAATTCTTTAAGAGCTTCTGCCTTTTTAGAACCCATAGCAACAAGTAGAACTTGTTTCGCTTTCATAATGCTTCCAATTCCCATTGTAATCGCATGAGTTGGCACATCTTCTTCTTTTTCGAAGAAGCGAAGGTTTGCTTGGCGTGTAGATTCTGTTAATTCAACAATGTTTGTTGGAGAATTAAACGGTGTTCCTGGCTCGTTAAATCCGATGTGACCGTTTTCACCGATTCCAAGAATCTGTAGGTCAACTGGGTTAGCAGCTAGAATGCCCTCGTAACGTTTGCACTCTTCCTCTAAATCACTTGCCATCCCGTTTGGTACATAAGTTTGTTTAAATGGAAGATGATCAAACAACTGTTCTTGCATGAAATAGTGATAGCTGTTTTTATCTTCATGTGGTAAATTTACGTACTCATCTAAGTTTACAGTGGTTACACGGCTTGTATCAAGTTTATTTTTTCGCATTTCTGCATAAATACCTAATGGAGAGCTTCCTGTAGCCATTCCTAATGTTGGATTTTCTTTTGTTTTTACAACTTCTTCAATTAATTTATAACCTGCTTCTGCTAGTTCTTCTGGAGTTTTTACAACAAGAATATTCATTTAATTACTTCCCTTCCTTCATATGAATTCCTAAACGAACCGTATCATATACATGTAAATCTTCATTCATCACAACAAAGTCTGCATCTTTTCCTACCGCTAATGCACCTTTATGATTTAATCCAAACTCTTCTGCTTGGTTAACTGATGTCATCAGTACTGCATCTTCGATTGAACAACCTGTAAATTCAATTACATTTCGGAAAGCTTGATCCATTTTTAGAATACTACCAGCTAACGTTCCATCTTCTAATCGAGCACTACCGTCTCTTACATGTACTGGCTGTCCGCCAAGCTCATATAATCCATCTTCAAGACCTTTTGCACGCATTGCGTCAGTAATAACACTTACTTTTTTCGGTCCTTTTAATTTATATGCTAATTTCACCATATCAGGGTGAATGTGAATACCATCTGTAATTACTTCAACCATTACATCTGGATTTAATAACACATGACCCACAACTCCTGGTTCACGGTGATGTAATCCACGCATTTGATTGTATAAATGCGTTGCATGTGTAATGTTTCTATTTTTTAGTTGCGCATCAATTGCATCTGTATGTCCCATTGTGCCGACAACACCAGTTTCAGCAAGATACTGCTCAAACTCTAACGCACCTTCTTCTTCAGGCGCATATGTTACTAATTTAATTAGATGCCCGCTTGCTTCCTGCCATTGTTTAAATTGTTCAATATTCGCAGGAACAATATGTTCAAGTGGTTGTGCACCTGCACGTTTTTTTGAAACATACGGTCCTTCTAAGTGAATATATTCGAAATGTGCTCCTTTTTCTTTCGCTTCCTTCGCAGCATGTAGTGCTGCTTCGATTGCTTCTGGAGCTTGTGTCATTGTTGTTGGGAAGTAAGTTGTAACTCCTTCTTTTAACATTTCTTTACCTAGAGTTACTAATCCATCGCTATTTGCATCCATCGCATCAATATCGTATCCACCATGAATATGAACATCAATCATACCTGGAATCACAATCTTCCCTGCCGCATCTAAAACCGCTTCATTTTCTTGTGATACATATTGAGCCATCAAACCAATTTCTTTAATTGTTTCTGCGTAACGAATAAATCCGTTTTCCACTACTTCTTGACCTGTATAAATTTTGGCATTGATGACAACTTGCGTTTTCATTTTCATCGATCCTTTCCCATGAAATACCTACTTGTTATTATTACCTTATTCGCCTAATTCCATCTTAATATATGCACGAGTAGTTGTCTAGACATTCGAATAAAATTTCCTTTTTGTTTAACAAAAAGGACACTTATTGCGTCTCTCGCAATTATAATATATGTTATTCAGTTTTCCAAAAAGGGAGAATATCTTCGTATCCTATCACTCATTTAAGTAATGGCATTAATCCACTAGTACCTACTGTAATATGCTCGCCGTCTGTTTCCATTTCTACTGTACGTTTATTTGTCCCATATATCATTATACCATGCTGTTTTAATCGTCTCATTACACTTTGGTGCGGATGTCCATACGGATTTTTGCTTCCATATGAAAGAATTGCGAACTGTGGCTCTACGTTCTTTATAAACACTTCACTTGTTGAAGTATATGAGCCATGATGTCCCACCTTTAACACATCTGCATGTACATCAAATCGCTTTAATATTTCAGTTTCCGTTCGCACATCAGCATCACCCATTAGCAAAAAATCCGCCTTTCCATACCGAATCTTTAATACAATTGAAGATTCATTATTTTCATCTTTTGATTTCCCATTATTTAATACTTGTATGGAAACATGCGGATCTAACGGTATGTATTGTCCCTCTTTTACAGAGACGAAAGGAATTCCTCTTTTTTTAATATGATTCCGATACGTGTGATAAGTAAAAGAACTATATGTTTTTCCACTATCTAATATAAGTGATACTGGCATTTGTTCTACAATCGGAATCAGCCCTCCTATATGATCCATATCAGGATGAGTACTGACGATAGCATCTAAATGGTTAATCCCTTTTTCGATTAGTTTTTGAATGATAACCTCTCCGGCTTCGTAAGGTCCCCCATCAATTAACATCGTTTGTCCATTGGGCAATGTAATAAGTGTCGCATCACCTTGCCCAACTTTTAAAAAACTCACTTTCATTTTACCAAAATGTTGCCGCTGCATATGTAAAGGAGACGTGGTATGAATAGACATCATATATCTTTTGGCCGATGCACTATTTAAAGAAAAGCATAACAAAACAGAAACTAATAATAAAATACTTCGTATACCTCTCATAACTCGTCTCCTTTTTCAATTAGTATGGCACGGTATATAATTGATATACAAAAAAAGCTTAGCAAAATGCTAAGCTTTTATTTCGATATCTCCTGTAAAGAACCAAAGAATAAATCTGCTTCATTCATTTGTTCATTCTCTTCAGAAAGTGCCGGTAAATCATCTAATGTTTTCAGTCCAAATGTATCCAAAAATTCTTTCGTTGTTCCATATAAAATAGGACGCCCTGGCCCTTCTGCTCTTCCCATTTCTTTTATAAGTAAGTGTGAAACTAACGTCTGTAACGCCTTATCGGTTTTTACCCCTCTAATCTCTTCCATTTCAGTCCTTGTAATCGGTTGACGATATGCCACAATCGCTAACGTTTCTAGAGCAGCCTGAGAGAGTGAAGCAGCTGTTGGGATATCTATTAATTTTTGATAGTACGAAGCATGTTCTTTCTTTGTAGCAAAACGATATACTTTTGCATACTGTACAATTTGCAAACCGCGGTGTGCACCTTCACATTCTTTTTGCATTTCTTCTAAAATATCGATTACTTCATTTCCTTCAATTTCAAGGACTTTCGCTATTTGTTCTGGATAAATCCCTTCATCACCAGACACAAATAAAAGCCCTTCAATGATTGATTTCTGTTCTGTTCTATCCATTTTACGAGCTCCTTCCTCCTATTTTCTCCATAAAAATACACATCAAAAAACCGAATCACAATTCATGCGTTCGGTTCAATATTTTTTCTCTTGTTCCAAACGATACATTCAAACCTAGCATGAGATATAGCTATTTCTATCCCATTTACCATACTAACTCTATGCAGATTTAGTAGAGCTTGATACGAAAATTTCATCAAAATTATGTTCTTGTTCAATTATAATTTGTTGATTTTTCATAAGCTCAAGAACCGCTAAAAATGTTACAACCATTATTTCCCGTTCATCATCAACAAACAAATCATAAAAACTTTGACGACCACCTTGTATTTCTAACTGCTTTAAAATATCAGTCATGCGCTGTGAAATTGGTATTTCTTGACGAGTAATACGTGTTGTTACAGGTTTCTTTGCTTTTTTACGGCGCATTAATTTTTGAAATGCCGCTAGCATATCATATAACGTAACATCAAGAGGCAAGTTTGTCTCCTCTTCTTGTTGCAATGATGTAAAATCAATTGGCGGACGTGTATATAGCTGTGCTCTTTCTAGTTCTCTTTCTTTTAGCTCAGTAGCAACTTGCTTATATTTCTTATATTCAATTAACCTCTCCATCAATTCTTGACGAGGGTCATCTATAAAGTCATCACCGTTATCAAGTACATCTTCTTCATGTTTCGGCAACAACATTTTACTTTTAATTTGTAATAAAGTCGCAGCCATTACTAAATACTCACTTGCAACATCTAATTGTAGTTCTTTCATCGTATGAACATAAGATAAATATTGCTCTGTAATTTCCGCTACAGGAATATTATATATGTCAATTTCATAACGATGTATTAAATGTAACAATAAATCTAAAGGCCCTTCAAAAGCCTCTACTTTAAAATTATACTGCACAAAGCATCCCACCACATTTTTTCTATAACAACATAAGTATAGAGCATACTCATGTTCTATCCAACCTTTTTAAGAAATTTAATTAAAAATAGACCGATGCCTATGTCATCATGCCCACGGCTTCATATGATAACAGTGTAGTAAGAACAATGTAGGAGGTCAAAAAACTATGGGTCACGTTGATTGCGGTTTTAGCGGTGGGTTCGCATTACTTGTTGTATTGTTTATTTTACTAATTATTGTAGGGGCAGCTTGCTTCTGCTAATATGAACAATAACGACTAGGGAAAATTCCCTAGTCGTTTATTGTTCATATTTCTATGATACACTTGTATTTATAACCGTTAAACAGGGGTGAAGAACATGTATCCTACCGAATACATACAATTTTTAATTCATTTTCATGGAGATTACGATTATTTTGAATGTCACGAAATACTGGAAGAATATTGGAAGGAAAAACCAAAAGGAGATCGTGATCATTATTTAGTCGGTCTCATTCAAATTGCAGTTTCTTTATACCATCAAAGACGCTCTAACTGGAATGGCGCAGAAAAGATGATGAAAAGCGCCATAACGATTTTAGAAAAAAACAGTACACCTTTACTACGTTTAGGAATAAATGCCACACAACTTCTATTCTTACTCAAGGAAAGATTACAATCTATACAGAAAGAAGAAGGTTTTACACCGTTATTTTTACCATTATCTGATACAGCATTAGAAAAGCACTGCATGGAATTATGTCAGAAACAAAACC includes these proteins:
- a CDS encoding HAD family hydrolase is translated as MIKMFVSDIDGTMMQHGGLIDEQDIVALRSLAEQNVILCFASGRLDNEIADLMKAVNTNFHRISVNGVFVYTHENKQLLSATFDSSILPDLLAMTNEDPYFRYVSDEHNYYIEEKTPFIHELEQEVTMTSVEEPHLLQKIDDTIFPNKISVGGTKESLQLLQKKIDEQFHGKVSTFISAEQCLDVMPPNISKGAAISVLLEEFQIQPEEVACIGDSYNDIPMFSLTPHSFAMSQADEAVKEHAHYVVNTVKDAVNHVIAHNKNTTHSL
- the ptsH gene encoding phosphocarrier protein HPr, with product MEKIFKVTSDSGIHARPATLLVNTASKFGSDINLEYNGKNVNLKSIMGVMSLGIQQNAEIKITANGDDAAQALAAIEETMKNEGLGE
- the ptsG gene encoding PTS glucose transporter subunit IIABC, yielding MFKKIFGVLQKVGKALMLPVAILPAAGILLGFGNAFQNPQLTNVIPALKADWFVMVAKIMEQSGDIIFANLALLFAVGVAIGLAGGDGVAGLAAFVGYLIMNKTMSVFLEVDKLVKVTSSGADPVKIGFADPAYANVLGIPTLQTGVFGGIIVGIVAAYCYNKYFNIELPSYLGFFAGKRFVPIATATFSLVVGIIMCFIWPYIQGGLNTFSHQMIDANRTLAAFIFGLIERSLIPFGLHHIFYSPFWFEFGQYTNAAGELIRGDQKIFMAQLKDGVELTAGTFTTGKYPFMMFGLPAAALAMYHEARPENKKLAAGILGSAALTSFLTGITEPLEFSFLFVAPVLFGIHAVFAGLSFMTMQILGVKIGMTFSGGLIDFMLFGVLPGRTAWWWVIIVGLVLAVIYYFGFRFAIRKWDLKTPGREVANANDGAGKAEAGELPREVLVALGGKENIASLDACITRLRVQVNEQKNVNKDRLKELGAAGVLEVGNNIQAIFGPKSDTLKSQIHDIMSGRTPHVEKEEPVKVEEAPQQVDENETIVSPIEGKILPITEVPDQVFSGKMMGDGFAIEPTEGTVVSPVNGEIVNVFPTKHAIGIQSEGGKEILIHFGIDTVKLNGEGFEALIAQGDKVKQGQPLLKVDLAFVKENAPSIITPIVFTNLQQGQQVELKKDGNVKKGENAIIDIQ
- the glcT gene encoding glucose PTS transporter transcription antiterminator GlcT, with the translated sequence MSNYLEIKKVLNNNVIIASHPEHEEVVVIGKGIGFGKKAKDVLEQEQIEKMFVLKNERDREQYKLLVPHVSEKLIELMNDIMFYIQEKAKSPLNEHIHIALTDHISFAIKRLKQGLTIDNPFLVETKMLYPEEYEIAEGVVDLLNSRLQITLPEGEIGFIALHIYSSLTNSDLSSVNQNSRLIAQLVSLIETNLQITLDQESIHYLRLIRHLQYAIERVKKEEKVEESQSFADLLKAEYPVCYNLAWKLVKVMQKELQLPVYEAESIYLTMHLQRLVKAEHV
- the ptsP gene encoding phosphoenolpyruvate--protein phosphotransferase — encoded protein: MTLNIQGIAASSGIAIAKAFRLENPEFNIEKKSITNEAAEIARLDAALEKAKTELEAIKDHAFAELGADKAAIFEAHLLVLNDPELVNPVKDKVNSEKVNAEFAMDEVASMFISMFENMDNEYMKERAADIRDVTKRVLAHLLGINFSNPGTISEEVIIIAEDLTPSDTAQLNRKYAKGFTTDIGGRTSHSAIMARSMEIPAVVGTKVVMEKIQNGDIVIIDGLDGEVIVNPSEETLRSFEEKKAKFEEQKTEWAKLKDQATVTSDGHHVELVANIGTPNDVQGIIDNGGEGVGLYRTEFLYMGRDNLPTEEEQFEAYKAVLEGVKEGQPVVVRTLDIGGDKELPYLHLPKEMNPFLGYRAIRLCLDEQDVFRTQLRALLRASVYGNLKIMFPMIATLDEFRQAKAILLEEKAKLVEAGTTVSDSIEVGMMVEIPASAVLADQFAKEVDFFSIGTNDLIQYTMAADRMNEQVAYLYQPYNPSILRLVKMVIDAAHKEGKWAGMCGEMAGDSLAIPLLLGLGLDEFSMSATSILPARTQLSKLSKAEMETLAEKALMMSTAEEVVELVKSI
- a CDS encoding DUF3915 domain-containing protein; amino-acid sequence: MFGSFGCCDNFRDCHHRERECDHREKEREVRPQQPAVCNVLASISVGTELSLLSIRGNGTFNNVIFEGFANGVALFSALARNNDNKDNNKDDKNNQNRNTFTGILRVCPTDIVAIAI